One window of the Archangium primigenium genome contains the following:
- a CDS encoding alpha/beta fold hydrolase — MRVSRPQVVGWAILYVLVASCTHQSLLGGGKSVEVGEYQEVLNGVRLYYRVAGAEGPAWQAPVLFLHGGPGYNSYSFARLMGTRLEKGRRMVYLDQRGCGQSERPWDGNYSLEAQLGDLEALRQELGVERWVLMGHSVGATLALEYATRYPERVAGVVYVSGLSDAPASFASWKKELERLHPGRLSATELPGEQSDYARVMRALRGLDAQTFFNQLQFHDVVYQQQQEAVDEESGLRNTGELSRALFSTELPAYRFAAAERVHTPVLVIAGRHDGSIGVDTLSALAKKLPTATYLEYERSAHYPYLEEADRFEKDVSGFLSSLP, encoded by the coding sequence ATGCGTGTTTCGCGTCCTCAAGTCGTCGGATGGGCCATCCTGTACGTGCTGGTCGCATCGTGTACGCACCAATCCCTGCTCGGCGGCGGCAAGAGCGTCGAGGTGGGCGAGTACCAGGAAGTGCTCAACGGCGTCCGGCTGTACTACCGGGTGGCGGGCGCCGAGGGCCCCGCGTGGCAGGCGCCGGTGCTCTTCCTCCATGGAGGCCCCGGCTACAACAGCTACAGCTTCGCCCGGCTCATGGGCACGCGCCTGGAGAAGGGCCGGCGCATGGTCTACCTGGACCAGCGCGGCTGTGGGCAGTCCGAGCGGCCCTGGGATGGCAACTACAGCCTGGAGGCGCAGCTCGGGGACCTGGAGGCCCTGAGGCAGGAGCTCGGGGTGGAGCGCTGGGTGCTCATGGGGCACTCGGTGGGGGCGACGCTGGCGCTGGAGTACGCCACCCGCTACCCGGAGCGCGTGGCGGGAGTGGTGTACGTGAGCGGCCTGTCGGATGCGCCCGCCTCCTTCGCGAGCTGGAAGAAGGAGCTGGAGCGGCTGCACCCGGGACGGCTGAGCGCCACGGAGCTGCCCGGCGAGCAATCCGACTACGCCCGGGTGATGCGCGCCCTGCGGGGCCTGGATGCCCAGACGTTCTTCAACCAGCTGCAGTTCCACGACGTCGTCTACCAGCAGCAGCAGGAGGCGGTGGACGAGGAGAGCGGCCTGCGCAACACGGGAGAGCTGTCCCGGGCGCTGTTCTCCACGGAGCTGCCCGCCTACCGCTTCGCCGCGGCCGAGCGCGTGCACACGCCCGTGCTCGTCATCGCGGGCCGCCACGACGGCTCCATCGGCGTGGACACCCTGTCGGCGCTCGCCAAGAAGCTGCCGACGGCCACCTACCTCGAGTACGAGCGCAGCGCGCACTACCCCTACCTGGAGGAGGCGGACCGCTTCGAGAAGGACGTGTCGGGCTTCCTGTCCTCGCTACCGTGA
- the clpP gene encoding ATP-dependent Clp endopeptidase proteolytic subunit ClpP, protein MNVPFVIETTHRGERAYDLYSRLLKDRIILLGTPVNDDVANLIVSQLLFLESEDPDKGISLYINSPGGSVTAGLAIYDTMQYVKCPVSTICVGQAASMGALLLLAGSSGKRYALPNARIMIHQPLGGAQGQAADIDIQAKEILRLRSYINGLFVKHTGHTIERIEKDTERDYFMSAEEARQYGIIDEVVTKQIAVPTPAPTKG, encoded by the coding sequence ATGAACGTTCCCTTCGTCATCGAGACCACCCACCGCGGTGAGCGGGCCTACGACCTCTACAGCCGCCTGCTCAAGGACCGCATCATCCTGCTGGGCACGCCGGTGAACGACGATGTGGCCAACCTCATCGTCTCCCAGCTGCTCTTCCTGGAGTCCGAGGACCCGGACAAGGGCATCAGCCTCTACATCAACTCGCCGGGCGGCTCGGTGACGGCGGGCCTGGCCATCTACGACACGATGCAGTACGTCAAGTGCCCCGTGTCCACCATCTGCGTCGGGCAGGCGGCCTCCATGGGCGCCTTGCTCCTGCTGGCCGGCTCCTCGGGCAAGCGCTACGCCCTGCCCAACGCGCGCATCATGATCCACCAGCCGCTGGGCGGCGCGCAGGGTCAGGCGGCGGACATCGACATCCAGGCCAAGGAAATCCTCCGCCTGCGCTCCTACATCAACGGCCTGTTCGTGAAGCACACCGGCCACACCATCGAGCGCATCGAGAAGGACACCGAGCGCGACTACTTCATGAGCGCCGAGGAGGCCCGGCAGTACGGCATCATCGACGAGGTGGTGACCAAGCAGATCGCCGTGCCCACGCCCGCCCCCACCAAGGGCTAG